In one Grus americana isolate bGruAme1 chromosome 1, bGruAme1.mat, whole genome shotgun sequence genomic region, the following are encoded:
- the CD2 gene encoding T-cell surface antigen CD2 isoform X2 — translation MNFRRIFLVKCLLLLFANVKYSVTSEIYMAVNESAFLSITAAAAGKVYDATWLKDKQKMLQLKNNKVKYYVNKEQCRCKILPNGTLQIERVVKEDSGNYTVTVYQQDGKLKAEEVMKFIVLDPVPQPVLSAQCVNKTATVMCEVKQKTKDETFLMELTRDKSKSMQKNATKLELHRQPSGTFRCVVKNEVSKKTAEKLIKCSEEDRKMHACQTDSEMVVRELPQPQCNPTPKQLRVQQRPLPQPHVLQQAQPPRPRPRTQQRTPHHSRERP, via the exons ATGAACTTTAGGAGGATTTTCCTAGTCAAGtgcttgctgcttttatttgccAATGTAAAAT ACTCCGTCACCAGCGAGATTTACATGGCCGTGAATGAGTCAGCTTTTCTCAgcatcactgctgctgctgctgggaaggtATATGATGCAACATGGctgaaagacaaacaaaagatgcttcagttaaaaaataacaaagttaaGTACTATGTGAACAAGGAGCAGTGCAGGTGTAAGATACTCCCAAACGGGACTCTGCAAATAGAGCGGGTGGTGAAAGAGGACAGTGGAAACTACACGGTGACGGTTTATCAGCAGGATGGAAAATTAAAGGCAGAAGAAGTTATGAAGTTCATCGTTCTGG acCCTGTCCCTCAGCCAGTCCTCAGTGCTCAATGTGTTAATAAAACTGCAACTGTCATGTGTGAAGTGAAGCAGAAGACTaaagatgaaacatttttaatggaacTGACTCgagataaaagcaaaagcatgcaAAAGAATGCAACAAAGTTGGAATTGCACAGACAGCCTTCTGGGACATTCAGATGTGTTGTTAAGAATGAAGTCAgcaaaaaaacagctgaaaaactaATTAAGTgttcag AGGAGGATCGAAAGATGCATGCTTGCCAGACGGACAGTGAAATGGTGGTGCGGGAGCTCCCTCAGCCGCAGTGCAACCCTACCCCGAAGCAGCTGCGTGTGCAGCAGCGGCCGCTGCCGCAGCCCCACGTGCTGCAGCAAGCACAGCCCCCACGGCCCAGACCCCGCACTCAGCAGCGGACACCACACCATTCAAGAGAAAGACCTTGA
- the CD2 gene encoding T-cell surface antigen CD2 isoform X1, whose product MNFRRIFLVKCLLLLFANVKYSVTSEIYMAVNESAFLSITAAAAGKVYDATWLKDKQKMLQLKNNKVKYYVNKEQCRCKILPNGTLQIERVVKEDSGNYTVTVYQQDGKLKAEEVMKFIVLDPVPQPVLSAQCVNKTATVMCEVKQKTKDETFLMELTRDKSKSMQKNATKLELHRQPSGTFRCVVKNEVSKKTAEKLIKCSELLELYLILSIAGGAIFFVILVILLIYCIRKRKAERLEGDEEDRKMHACQTDSEMVVRELPQPQCNPTPKQLRVQQRPLPQPHVLQQAQPPRPRPRTQQRTPHHSRERP is encoded by the exons ATGAACTTTAGGAGGATTTTCCTAGTCAAGtgcttgctgcttttatttgccAATGTAAAAT ACTCCGTCACCAGCGAGATTTACATGGCCGTGAATGAGTCAGCTTTTCTCAgcatcactgctgctgctgctgggaaggtATATGATGCAACATGGctgaaagacaaacaaaagatgcttcagttaaaaaataacaaagttaaGTACTATGTGAACAAGGAGCAGTGCAGGTGTAAGATACTCCCAAACGGGACTCTGCAAATAGAGCGGGTGGTGAAAGAGGACAGTGGAAACTACACGGTGACGGTTTATCAGCAGGATGGAAAATTAAAGGCAGAAGAAGTTATGAAGTTCATCGTTCTGG acCCTGTCCCTCAGCCAGTCCTCAGTGCTCAATGTGTTAATAAAACTGCAACTGTCATGTGTGAAGTGAAGCAGAAGACTaaagatgaaacatttttaatggaacTGACTCgagataaaagcaaaagcatgcaAAAGAATGCAACAAAGTTGGAATTGCACAGACAGCCTTCTGGGACATTCAGATGTGTTGTTAAGAATGAAGTCAgcaaaaaaacagctgaaaaactaATTAAGTgttcag AGCTGCTGGAGCTTTATCTCATCTTAAGCATAGCAGGAGGTGCAATCTTCTTTGTCATCCTCGTGATTTTGCTTATTTACTGTatcaggaagaggaaagcagaaaggcttGAAGGTGATG AGGAGGATCGAAAGATGCATGCTTGCCAGACGGACAGTGAAATGGTGGTGCGGGAGCTCCCTCAGCCGCAGTGCAACCCTACCCCGAAGCAGCTGCGTGTGCAGCAGCGGCCGCTGCCGCAGCCCCACGTGCTGCAGCAAGCACAGCCCCCACGGCCCAGACCCCGCACTCAGCAGCGGACACCACACCATTCAAGAGAAAGACCTTGA